From a region of the Chitinophaga caseinilytica genome:
- a CDS encoding DUF1343 domain-containing protein yields the protein MKYLLVLIAVAGLSAAKAQQPIRTGADQVEVYLPLLKGKKVGMMINPTSIIGDQPIVDSLLKRGVKIKTIFGPEHGFRNNASNGAVVKDEIDPQTGIPVISLYGNRRKPSPAQMAAIDVMVFDLQDVGCRFYTLINTLREIMEACADAKKTLIILDRPNPNGFVDGPVLDMTLESGIGRYPVPMTHGMTIGEFAQMINGQGWMRNKKKCNLKIIQLKNYRHDMDYVLPVAPSPNLNTQQSIILYPSLCMFEGTILSQGRGTDMPFTVLGAPALKGKYDFSFKPVSMPGKSETPLHQNETCYGLDLRTFDISPWRKKGQLNIGWMIELYKAYPDKSKFFDRSYSRQINSIDGLVGTREFRKQIEAGMSEAEIRKSWEPGLSQYKQMRKKYLLYP from the coding sequence ATGAAGTATTTACTCGTATTGATCGCCGTGGCGGGATTGTCGGCCGCGAAGGCCCAGCAGCCCATCCGGACGGGGGCAGACCAGGTGGAAGTATACCTGCCGCTGCTGAAAGGGAAAAAAGTCGGCATGATGATCAACCCAACGTCCATCATCGGCGATCAGCCCATTGTAGACAGTTTGCTGAAGCGCGGCGTGAAGATCAAAACGATCTTCGGCCCGGAGCATGGTTTCCGGAACAACGCCAGCAACGGCGCGGTGGTGAAAGACGAGATAGACCCGCAGACAGGCATTCCCGTAATATCGCTGTACGGCAACCGCAGGAAGCCGTCGCCCGCGCAGATGGCCGCCATCGATGTGATGGTGTTCGATCTGCAGGACGTGGGCTGCCGGTTCTATACGCTCATCAATACCCTCCGCGAGATCATGGAAGCCTGTGCCGATGCGAAGAAGACGCTGATCATTCTCGACAGGCCCAATCCCAACGGGTTTGTAGACGGGCCGGTGCTGGATATGACGCTGGAGTCGGGGATCGGGCGATATCCTGTACCCATGACGCACGGTATGACCATCGGCGAGTTTGCACAGATGATCAACGGGCAGGGATGGATGCGCAACAAAAAGAAATGCAACCTGAAGATCATCCAGCTGAAAAATTACCGGCACGATATGGATTACGTGCTGCCCGTGGCGCCGTCGCCCAACCTGAACACACAGCAGTCGATCATACTGTACCCATCCTTATGCATGTTCGAAGGTACGATCCTCAGCCAGGGCCGCGGCACGGATATGCCGTTTACCGTGCTGGGCGCGCCGGCGCTGAAAGGGAAATACGATTTCAGTTTCAAGCCGGTAAGCATGCCTGGCAAAAGCGAGACGCCCCTCCACCAGAACGAAACCTGTTACGGCCTCGATCTGCGGACTTTCGATATTTCGCCCTGGCGCAAAAAGGGGCAGCTCAATATCGGCTGGATGATCGAGCTGTATAAAGCATATCCCGACAAATCGAAGTTCTTCGACCGGAGTTACAGCCGGCAGATCAACAGTATCGACGGACTGGTGGGCACGCGCGAATTCCGCAAACAGATAGAAGCCGGAATGTCGGAAGCGGAGATCCGCAAGAGCTGGGAGCCCGGTTTAAGCCAATACAAACAGATGCGAAAGAAATACCTGTTGTACCCCTGA
- a CDS encoding glycoside hydrolase family 71/99-like protein gives MIKTIFLSALALVALSCAKSGSNSGGEGPPPPQPPVKEIVYDESGCLYTAYDNLVMAGYQGWFAAQGDGSDRGWYHLGMGHCGGFKPGCSAVDFYPDMTEYTQKYKTDFKYADGSDVYMYSPYDESTVDLHFKWMKDYGIDGVFMQRFVVEVKESNPKGKRHFNKVLENALKAAKKHGRAICVMYDLSGCAPEDVAYIEKDWKELQTTFNLFDNKAHPTYLRHNKKPLVVLWGVGFNDNRRYTTADVDQLVGRLKGPEKRVSVMLGVPYYWRSMRNDTENNPALHALIKKTDIVMPWAVGRYSSGNYTQVAGVELAADIQWCKNNNITYVPLAFPGFSWGNLKNDPAQYNSIPRLKGDFLWQQVAGAKISGARSLYVAMFDEIDEGTAIYKCAREGELPQHGDRRFVGIDADLASDYYLWLTGQAARWFHGEGSFGAIKPVRN, from the coding sequence ATGATAAAGACCATTTTCTTATCCGCGCTCGCGCTCGTGGCGCTGAGTTGCGCCAAAAGCGGCTCCAACAGTGGCGGCGAAGGCCCTCCGCCACCGCAGCCTCCTGTGAAGGAGATCGTGTACGACGAATCCGGTTGCCTGTACACCGCTTACGACAACCTCGTCATGGCCGGCTACCAGGGCTGGTTCGCCGCGCAGGGCGACGGCTCCGACCGCGGCTGGTACCATCTCGGCATGGGCCACTGCGGCGGTTTCAAGCCCGGTTGCTCCGCGGTGGATTTCTACCCGGATATGACCGAGTACACGCAGAAATACAAGACCGATTTCAAGTACGCCGACGGGTCAGACGTGTATATGTACAGTCCGTACGACGAATCTACCGTAGACCTGCATTTCAAATGGATGAAGGATTACGGGATCGACGGCGTATTCATGCAGCGCTTCGTGGTGGAAGTGAAGGAATCCAATCCCAAAGGCAAAAGGCATTTCAACAAAGTCCTCGAAAACGCCCTGAAAGCTGCGAAAAAGCATGGCCGCGCCATCTGCGTGATGTACGACCTGAGCGGATGCGCGCCCGAAGACGTGGCGTATATCGAGAAAGACTGGAAAGAATTGCAGACCACTTTCAACCTGTTCGACAACAAAGCCCATCCCACCTACCTGCGGCACAACAAGAAACCGCTGGTAGTGCTCTGGGGCGTGGGTTTTAACGACAATCGCCGCTATACCACGGCAGATGTGGACCAGCTGGTGGGAAGGCTGAAGGGGCCGGAGAAACGCGTGTCCGTCATGCTGGGCGTGCCGTATTACTGGCGGAGCATGCGCAACGATACGGAAAACAATCCTGCCCTGCATGCGCTTATTAAGAAAACGGACATCGTGATGCCCTGGGCCGTGGGCCGCTACAGCAGCGGTAATTACACGCAGGTGGCGGGCGTGGAGCTGGCGGCCGACATCCAGTGGTGCAAAAACAACAACATTACCTATGTGCCGCTGGCGTTCCCCGGGTTCAGCTGGGGGAACCTGAAAAACGATCCGGCGCAGTATAATTCCATTCCGCGGCTGAAAGGGGATTTCCTCTGGCAGCAGGTGGCCGGCGCGAAGATTTCAGGCGCGCGGTCGCTGTACGTGGCCATGTTCGACGAGATAGATGAAGGCACGGCGATATACAAATGCGCCCGGGAAGGGGAGTTGCCGCAACATGGCGACCGCCGGTTCGTCGGCATCGACGCAGACCTGGCCAGCGATTATTACCTCTGGCTCACGGGCCAGGCGGCGCGCTGGTTCCATGGCGAAGGAAGTTTTGGCGCTATCAAACCGGTCCGCAACTGA
- a CDS encoding DUF3823 domain-containing protein — MKRTAFILGLLLVGLTACEKDNYDAPTAGLYGSIYDAGTKQLLEQDVIRGSVVELKEHGWDNVQPQWLIFKADGNYENSLLFEADYSVAPVRGNFIPVEPQDIRIAGRTKMDFNVTPYIRIVNPSVTKNGNIVTATFKLQQQVTNNVRKIGLYAHSDFRVGETLRLTAAEQDINAVTDPNTTYTLTIDLQSPNVRDILKPGKTYYFRIGALIDAVESKPNYAKAVPFDL; from the coding sequence ATGAAAAGAACCGCTTTTATATTAGGCTTGCTGCTCGTCGGGCTCACCGCGTGCGAGAAAGACAACTACGATGCGCCCACCGCCGGCCTGTACGGCAGTATTTATGACGCCGGTACCAAACAACTGCTGGAGCAGGATGTTATCCGCGGATCGGTAGTGGAACTGAAGGAACATGGATGGGACAACGTGCAGCCGCAATGGCTCATCTTCAAGGCAGACGGCAATTATGAAAACTCGTTGCTGTTCGAAGCGGACTATTCCGTGGCGCCCGTGCGCGGCAACTTCATTCCCGTGGAGCCGCAAGACATCCGCATCGCCGGGCGCACGAAAATGGATTTCAACGTGACGCCGTACATCCGGATCGTGAACCCTTCCGTCACCAAAAACGGCAACATCGTAACGGCCACCTTCAAGCTGCAACAGCAGGTGACCAATAACGTCCGCAAGATCGGGCTGTATGCCCACAGCGATTTCAGGGTGGGAGAGACGCTCCGGCTCACCGCCGCCGAGCAGGACATCAACGCCGTGACGGACCCGAACACCACGTACACCCTCACGATCGACCTGCAAAGCCCGAACGTGCGCGACATCCTCAAGCCCGGCAAAACCTATTACTTCCGCATCGGTGCGCTCATCGATGCCGTGGAATCCAAACCGAACTACGCGAAGGCCGTGCCCTTCGATCTGTAA
- a CDS encoding RagB/SusD family nutrient uptake outer membrane protein, which produces MQNYRKLLTCLLAVTLFSCKSVLDLEPTDKILAKDLFGDPEGVKLYMANLYYQLPIEDFAFFRGGFNQNGGDPNNGGFAPAMVTDEAVHSEFGDFVGDGDFQWWDQGYKLIRDVNLLADAIPTLDVIEADKKKLIGESAFIKAYAYFALAKRYGGVPLIKQTQQYTGDVESLKVPRSTEKATWDYVMELCDQAIANLEPGDGKSRRATKYTAAALKSRAALHAASVAKFWGRAPMSGAAVTDKLVGMTAGDAAAYYTACIQASELIIQSGQFALYGANPASPEEAAENYRMLFANPNGGDKETILIKGFTLPGQFTGHNYDIWYQPAQSANGWPHPGRMNPTLDLIDLYERYDRPGQSSPVVTTTEGDVTDYGGFNAGLHYLQFDSPNDIFKGKDARLWGTAILPGTAWKGTPIVIQAGYVQPNGQAVIRTKAEITVNGHTYYTYGAANTSQYSGFDSYGGNNTRTGFSFKKFMNHTAPVVAGWNQSTSDFIEFRYAEVLLNYAEAVVESGTGNAAEAAKALNDIRRRAGHTTAIALTSANVQRERRVELAFENKRFWDLIRRREYHTEFNNRVVHSLLPLQDLRALPATKYIFVRVVVPNYTPKTFSERSYYRSIPGIASNGLVQNPQY; this is translated from the coding sequence ATGCAGAATTACCGTAAACTACTGACATGCCTGCTGGCCGTGACGCTCTTCAGCTGCAAGTCTGTGCTGGATCTCGAGCCTACAGACAAGATCCTGGCCAAAGACCTCTTCGGCGATCCCGAAGGCGTGAAGCTTTACATGGCCAACTTATATTACCAGCTGCCGATCGAAGATTTCGCGTTTTTCCGCGGAGGCTTCAATCAGAACGGCGGCGATCCCAATAACGGCGGCTTCGCGCCGGCCATGGTCACCGATGAAGCCGTGCATTCCGAATTCGGCGATTTCGTGGGCGACGGGGATTTTCAGTGGTGGGACCAGGGCTACAAGCTCATCCGCGACGTGAACCTCCTGGCAGACGCCATTCCCACGCTGGACGTGATCGAAGCCGATAAGAAAAAACTCATCGGCGAGAGCGCCTTCATCAAGGCATATGCTTACTTCGCCCTGGCGAAACGCTACGGCGGCGTTCCCCTCATCAAGCAGACCCAGCAATACACCGGCGATGTGGAAAGCCTGAAAGTGCCGCGCAGCACGGAAAAAGCAACCTGGGACTATGTAATGGAACTGTGCGACCAGGCCATCGCCAACCTGGAACCGGGCGACGGGAAAAGTCGCCGTGCTACGAAGTACACCGCCGCCGCACTGAAATCGCGCGCTGCCCTGCATGCCGCGTCTGTCGCCAAATTCTGGGGCCGTGCGCCCATGTCGGGTGCCGCCGTGACGGATAAACTGGTGGGGATGACGGCCGGCGACGCAGCGGCGTATTACACCGCCTGTATCCAGGCTAGTGAACTAATCATCCAGTCGGGCCAATTCGCGCTGTACGGGGCGAATCCGGCTTCGCCGGAAGAGGCGGCGGAAAATTACCGCATGCTCTTTGCCAATCCCAACGGTGGCGATAAGGAAACGATCCTCATTAAAGGGTTCACATTGCCGGGGCAGTTCACCGGTCATAACTACGACATCTGGTACCAGCCCGCACAATCCGCCAACGGCTGGCCGCACCCCGGGCGGATGAACCCTACGCTCGACCTCATCGACCTGTACGAACGATATGACCGTCCGGGACAGTCATCCCCGGTTGTTACCACCACCGAAGGCGACGTCACCGATTACGGCGGGTTCAACGCCGGCCTGCACTATCTCCAGTTCGATTCCCCCAACGATATCTTCAAGGGGAAAGACGCGCGCCTCTGGGGCACGGCCATCCTGCCCGGAACGGCGTGGAAAGGTACTCCCATCGTTATCCAGGCGGGTTACGTGCAGCCCAACGGGCAGGCCGTGATCCGCACCAAGGCGGAGATCACCGTCAACGGGCACACGTATTACACATATGGCGCGGCCAATACCTCGCAGTATTCCGGTTTCGATTCGTATGGCGGGAATAACACGCGGACGGGCTTTTCCTTCAAGAAGTTCATGAACCATACCGCGCCCGTGGTAGCAGGCTGGAACCAGAGCACCTCCGATTTCATCGAGTTCCGGTATGCCGAAGTGCTGCTCAACTACGCCGAAGCCGTGGTGGAAAGCGGGACGGGCAACGCCGCGGAAGCCGCAAAGGCGCTGAACGATATCCGCCGCCGCGCAGGCCATACCACTGCCATCGCGCTCACTTCCGCGAATGTGCAGCGGGAAAGGAGAGTGGAGCTGGCGTTCGAGAACAAACGTTTCTGGGACCTCATCCGCCGCCGCGAATACCATACCGAATTCAACAACCGTGTCGTGCATTCGCTGTTGCCTTTGCAGGACCTGCGCGCGCTGCCCGCCACCAAGTACATCTTCGTGCGCGTGGTGGTGCCGAACTATACGCCCAAAACCTTCTCCGAACGCTCGTATTACCGGTCTATTCCCGGTATCGCGTCTAACGGACTGGTACAAAACCCGCAGTATTGA